The following are encoded together in the Kwoniella europaea PYCC6329 chromosome 1, complete sequence genome:
- a CDS encoding mitogen-activated protein kinase CPK1: protein MTVDQSSIPFNVSEHYQVLEVIGEGAYGVVVAATHIASGTKVAIKRITPFDHAMFCQRTLREIKLLRHFRHENIIAILDIIAPPSYDHFNEVYLVQELMETDLHRVIRTQELSDDHCQYFIYQTIRGLKALHSANVLHRDLKPSNLLLNANCDLKICDFGLARSAAMPPPDSGPNGGNGFMTEYVATRWYRAPEVMLSFQEYTKAIDIWSVGCILAEMINGKPLFPGRDYHHQLSLILDVLGTPTMDDFNEITSPRSKDYLRALEFTRRQDFAVVCPKAKPNALDLLKKCLTFSPRKRITVEEALEHPYLEPYHDPNDEPGAEPLKPDFFNFEDRQDQLGREMLKRLIYAEIQKPIHDDQE, encoded by the exons ATGACAGTAGAccaatcttcaatcccaTTCAACGTATCTGAGCATTATCAAGTGTTGGAAGTGATCGGTGAGGGAGCTTATGGTGTAGTAGT CGCCGCTACCCACATAGCCTCTGGAACCAAGGTCGCCATCAAGAGGATAACGCCCTTTGATCATGCGATGTTCTGTCAGAGGACATTGAGGGAGATCAAGCTGTTGAGACATTTTAG ACACGAAAATATCATCGCTATTCTCGATATTATCGCACCACCAAGTTACGATCATTTCAATGAAGTCTACTTGGttcag GAGTTGATGGAGACGGATCT ACATCGAGTGATTAGGACTCAGGAATTGTCGGATGATCATTGTCAATATTTCATATATCAG ACTATACGAGGTTTGAAAGCTCTTCATTCTGCAAATGTCCTTCATAGGGATTTGAAACCTTCAAATCTGCTGTTGAATGCGAACTGTgatctgaag ATATGCGATTTCGGTCTCGCACGATCAGCAGCAATGCCCCCTCCTGATTCAGGACCAAATGGTGGTAATGGATTTATGACGGAATATGTAGCTACGAGATGGTACAGAGCTCCAGAAGTGATGTTAT CTTTCCAAGAATACACAAAAGCAATTGATATCTGGAGTGTGGGATGTATCTTGGCAGAAATGA TAAATGGAAAACCTTTATTCCCtggacgag ATTACCACCATC AACTATCGTTGATCTTGGATGTGCTGGGTACACCTACG ATGGACGATTTCAACGAGATTACCTCGCCAAGATCCAA AGATTATCTG AGAGCCCTCGAATTCACTCGAAGGCAGGATTTCGCTGTGGTCTGTCCAAAAGCTAAACCTAATGCTCTAGACTTGTTGAAGAAGTGTCTTAC ATTCTCACCTCGAAAGAGAATCACAGTGGAGGAAGCCTTAGAACATCCGTatcttgag CCATACCACGATCCCAACGATGAACCTGGAGCAGAACCGTTGAAACCTGATTTCTTCAACTTTGAGGATCGACAGGATCAATTGGGTAGAGAGATGTTAAAAC GTCTGATCTACGCGGAGATTCAGAAACCTATTCATGACGATCAAGAGTAA